One segment of Paenibacillus sp. FSL R7-0337 DNA contains the following:
- a CDS encoding DegV family protein yields MKSIAWVTDSTSTIDSEFAMNNHVYIVPLRLIVNNECYKENIDINADQFYDKMRQHDKVGSSQPPIGEFVELYERLKEEYDEIIAIHCSSELSGTFNTSMQAADIAGVNVMGIDSKVGAYPIREMLLRGIHWQQAGCSAQEIKNRIDNIIEEMSFYIIPASLSQLHRSGRLSGSQFLLGQLMRIHLLLRFDEGKIVVVDKIRTFKKTKQKLLETIQEEIGRFQDVCIMHANNKEEALSLEWAIKAMSPSVRTEIMTFVPVVGAHMGEGTLALSWINRTAMNSIDAEDEVLESVL; encoded by the coding sequence ATGAAATCCATCGCCTGGGTGACTGACAGCACCAGCACCATTGATTCTGAATTCGCTATGAATAACCATGTGTATATCGTTCCCCTCCGACTAATCGTCAATAATGAATGTTATAAAGAGAATATAGATATTAACGCCGATCAGTTCTATGACAAAATGCGGCAGCATGACAAGGTGGGTAGCTCCCAGCCGCCGATTGGTGAGTTCGTGGAATTATACGAGCGTCTGAAGGAAGAGTATGACGAGATTATTGCGATCCACTGTTCCTCCGAGCTTAGCGGGACCTTCAACACCTCGATGCAGGCGGCGGATATTGCTGGAGTGAACGTAATGGGTATCGATTCCAAAGTAGGCGCGTATCCTATCCGTGAGATGCTTCTGCGCGGTATTCACTGGCAGCAGGCAGGCTGCTCTGCACAGGAGATCAAGAACAGAATTGATAATATAATCGAGGAAATGTCCTTCTATATCATCCCTGCCAGCCTGAGCCAGCTGCATCGCAGCGGACGGCTCTCCGGCTCTCAGTTCCTGCTGGGCCAGCTGATGCGGATTCATCTGCTTCTGCGGTTCGATGAGGGCAAGATTGTCGTCGTTGATAAAATCCGCACCTTCAAGAAGACGAAGCAAAAGCTCCTGGAGACCATCCAGGAGGAAATCGGCCGCTTCCAGGATGTATGTATTATGCACGCGAACAATAAAGAAGAGGCGCTGAGCCTGGAGTGGGCCATTAAGGCCATGTCCCCTTCGGTGCGTACAGAGATTATGACCTTTGTCCCGGTGGTAGGTGCTCATATGGGCGAGGGAACACTGGCGCTGTCTTGGATTAACCGTACGGCTATGAATAGTATTGATGCTGAGGATGAAGTGCTGGAGTCTGTGCTCTAG
- a CDS encoding DUF4037 domain-containing protein has translation MKGLDLSEEFYWEIVRPLIARHFPQLVEKHAAGLIGYGSDVLGYDDVLSRDHEWGARCYIWLLDPDYDKYAVSLDQAFDEEVPALFKGYPSRFSVDESHEVLIPYNGQSNLHHIAITSISRHMRIQLGLLTPYPSLYEWLVIPEQKLLEWTRGRIFTDPVGEMTEVRRGLAYLPDEIWRYKLKYAWSSFRQLYVAGLADLRGEPLSARLLINRMVEQAVQLIFLYNKRLRPGTYKWISRELVQISPEVSRQTKQLEAILLEPSVTRAVEQMEEILTELVNQHNEMKLTDHIELQPSIFYARGLQSYSYTNMEDALFATLPEELQQLEIPGTLDQFITSEHLLIWADHYSKFKSIYSVRSDIERTGVGDMIV, from the coding sequence ATGAAGGGTTTAGACTTGAGCGAGGAGTTCTATTGGGAGATTGTGAGGCCGCTGATAGCCAGACATTTCCCGCAACTAGTGGAGAAGCATGCTGCCGGATTGATAGGATATGGTTCGGATGTTCTGGGTTATGATGACGTTCTTTCCAGAGATCATGAATGGGGGGCGAGGTGCTACATTTGGCTGCTGGACCCGGATTACGATAAATATGCTGTAAGCCTTGACCAAGCATTCGATGAAGAGGTGCCAGCCTTGTTCAAAGGGTATCCTTCCCGGTTTTCGGTAGATGAATCTCATGAGGTGCTTATACCCTACAATGGGCAGAGCAACCTTCATCATATTGCAATTACCAGCATCTCCCGGCACATGCGAATCCAGTTGGGACTGCTAACCCCATATCCATCCTTATACGAATGGTTAGTCATTCCTGAGCAGAAATTGCTGGAGTGGACAAGGGGAAGGATCTTTACAGATCCTGTTGGGGAGATGACAGAAGTGCGAAGGGGACTGGCTTATCTGCCCGATGAGATATGGCGGTACAAATTGAAGTATGCCTGGAGTTCATTCCGGCAGCTGTATGTGGCAGGACTTGCAGACCTCCGGGGCGAACCGTTGTCGGCCAGGTTGCTCATCAACCGCATGGTGGAGCAGGCAGTTCAACTGATTTTTCTCTATAACAAAAGGCTCCGGCCCGGAACCTACAAATGGATATCCAGGGAGCTGGTGCAGATCAGCCCTGAGGTTAGCAGGCAGACCAAGCAGCTTGAAGCTATTTTGCTGGAACCCTCTGTTACAAGGGCCGTTGAACAAATGGAAGAGATATTAACGGAATTAGTGAATCAACATAACGAGATGAAGCTGACGGATCATATTGAGCTTCAACCCTCCATTTTCTACGCAAGAGGCTTGCAATCCTATTCTTATACCAATATGGAGGATGCTCTATTCGCTACGTTACCCGAAGAACTTCAGCAGCTGGAAATCCCGGGTACGCTGGATCAATTCATTACAAGTGAACATCTGTTAATCTGGGCGGATCACTATTCCAAATTCAAGTCAATATACAGCGTCAGGTCTGATATAGAGAGAACTGGGGTGGGGGATATGATTGTATAG
- a CDS encoding S-layer homology domain-containing protein, with the protein MLFQAARRKLSLVIVLALLISSLTPHLVFGESAQLKDIAGSYAQKEIQSLIEAGIISGYEDNTFKPNKAMSRAELAKIIVLSLGLEVSGDETAPFKDVAATSWYRGYVGALVKAGITEGTSASTFSPNSSVTREELVVFFIRAFELDETAKKLPLGSKLSDMSEVSEWAKAQVSLAFNNGFINGVQGIDGTLKFKPKERAERQALARLAYEFKTNKAVYVEKSKQLLAEETDKGKTPVVTPAPTATQAIRDTSVIAPAAPGPGTPASATPVPATPAPAEPTPAPATPAPVEPTPVPANALQIVVKGESTDAIYAEESTEVIFRTTLNAAETVTASVYQVDDSGKVMSQITLLHDDGLEIHGDSLAADGLYSGKAVLTESTEGYINLQTFAGDVPSSAVLKLSVLKHLTDEQLAQTEIIENNTQSKLDQLAASSGNLQKAKEETVAWLQTQDEVEHAGISGEGGSIWYLLDNGILGGISSAPENTKGLSNTVEEAASNNALTALTQDVEQTVATIGSQQVAVVSPFSGTLPSSTVYDAVYQSFEQSNYPFLVERVKDSAAGVNFFKGLNQYGVVVLDSHGDTYYDEIVLQKFHDKYGVDFKYAGPQVMFLTGEKATAENNKTYELDLKKGRLAIISGYYAITPSFITRYNDMLPGTIVYNGSCRSAYNDSMSDAFLNNGASAYYGYTDYVKLAYDQVIAPFVFNALNNENMTTGQAFEAAVAAHGANDGLAAFVMKGSNIGTKTEGVINGTFENGKWTGWNGNGDVRVISKLGPLKPTEGNYMAIISTGLGFENNDKGGYDYNSDSYIEQSFMVPAGATTLSFDYNFISEEPKEFVGTKYNDTFRATVTSSVYINPASLVTSHLNGGPTVTSSVYGQESVIVGKESINESTAYWIDANKVDVNFYGGDDTAYMTNWKHVQFDVSQFAGKGSIVLRFHVWDQGDSVFDTAVLIDNVLLK; encoded by the coding sequence TTGTTATTCCAAGCAGCACGCCGTAAACTCAGTCTGGTGATTGTACTTGCCCTGCTAATCAGCAGCCTTACGCCACATCTGGTGTTCGGGGAGTCCGCGCAATTGAAGGATATCGCAGGCTCTTATGCTCAGAAGGAGATTCAATCCTTAATTGAAGCAGGAATAATCTCGGGGTATGAAGATAACACCTTCAAACCGAATAAGGCTATGTCGCGCGCCGAGCTGGCGAAAATAATAGTCCTTTCGTTAGGACTGGAAGTAAGTGGTGACGAGACCGCACCATTCAAAGACGTTGCCGCCACCAGCTGGTATCGTGGTTATGTAGGTGCGTTGGTGAAGGCAGGCATCACAGAGGGGACATCGGCGAGCACGTTCAGTCCTAATTCGAGTGTAACCCGGGAAGAGCTGGTTGTATTTTTCATCCGGGCCTTTGAATTAGATGAAACAGCGAAGAAGCTTCCGCTTGGCAGCAAGCTGTCCGATATGTCAGAGGTGTCTGAATGGGCAAAAGCTCAAGTATCCCTGGCCTTCAACAATGGGTTCATCAACGGGGTTCAGGGCATTGACGGTACGCTGAAATTCAAACCTAAAGAGCGTGCAGAGCGCCAGGCTCTGGCCCGTCTCGCATATGAGTTCAAGACGAATAAAGCAGTATATGTTGAGAAGTCCAAGCAGCTTCTTGCTGAAGAGACTGATAAGGGTAAGACTCCAGTGGTTACTCCGGCTCCCACAGCGACACAAGCTATCCGTGATACGTCTGTGATTGCTCCGGCAGCCCCGGGTCCAGGAACGCCAGCATCGGCAACACCTGTACCAGCAACACCGGCACCAGCGGAGCCGACTCCAGCACCAGCAACACCGGCACCAGTGGAGCCGACTCCAGTACCGGCCAATGCTCTCCAGATTGTAGTGAAGGGGGAGAGTACAGATGCTATTTATGCAGAAGAGTCCACTGAAGTTATTTTCCGTACAACGCTTAATGCGGCAGAGACAGTAACTGCAAGTGTCTATCAGGTAGATGACAGCGGCAAAGTGATGTCACAGATTACCCTGCTGCACGATGATGGTTTAGAAATTCATGGAGACAGCCTTGCAGCAGACGGACTCTATAGCGGCAAAGCAGTATTAACTGAAAGTACGGAAGGCTACATAAATCTGCAGACCTTTGCTGGAGATGTGCCTAGCAGTGCAGTCCTTAAACTGTCTGTACTGAAACATCTTACAGATGAACAGCTTGCACAAACAGAAATTATTGAAAATAATACACAGAGTAAGCTAGATCAATTGGCTGCTTCTAGCGGTAACTTGCAAAAGGCCAAGGAAGAAACAGTGGCTTGGCTTCAAACCCAGGACGAAGTAGAGCATGCAGGAATATCAGGTGAGGGAGGAAGCATCTGGTATTTGCTGGATAACGGGATTCTAGGCGGAATATCCTCGGCCCCTGAGAATACAAAAGGATTAAGCAACACAGTCGAAGAGGCTGCTTCCAATAACGCATTGACGGCGCTCACGCAAGATGTGGAACAAACCGTAGCCACCATAGGAAGCCAGCAGGTTGCTGTGGTTTCTCCGTTCTCCGGTACACTTCCATCTTCTACGGTGTATGACGCTGTATATCAAAGCTTTGAGCAGTCGAATTACCCCTTCCTTGTGGAGAGAGTAAAGGATAGCGCAGCGGGTGTTAACTTCTTCAAAGGACTTAATCAGTATGGTGTTGTGGTCTTAGATTCCCATGGGGATACGTACTATGATGAGATTGTGCTCCAGAAATTCCATGATAAATATGGTGTTGATTTCAAATATGCGGGGCCGCAGGTCATGTTCCTGACTGGAGAGAAGGCAACGGCTGAGAACAACAAGACCTATGAACTGGATCTGAAAAAGGGCAGACTGGCTATCATATCGGGCTATTATGCGATTACGCCTTCTTTCATTACACGGTACAATGATATGCTTCCTGGTACTATTGTATATAACGGCAGCTGCCGCAGCGCATACAACGATTCCATGTCGGATGCGTTCCTCAACAATGGGGCCAGCGCTTATTATGGTTACACCGATTATGTAAAGCTTGCTTATGATCAGGTCATTGCCCCATTTGTATTCAACGCCTTGAACAATGAGAATATGACAACCGGACAAGCTTTTGAGGCAGCAGTGGCTGCTCACGGAGCCAATGACGGGTTGGCAGCATTCGTCATGAAGGGAAGCAACATTGGTACGAAAACCGAAGGGGTCATCAACGGAACCTTTGAGAACGGAAAGTGGACCGGCTGGAATGGAAACGGAGATGTCCGGGTCATCTCAAAGCTGGGGCCGCTTAAGCCTACAGAGGGTAACTACATGGCGATTATCAGTACTGGCCTTGGGTTTGAAAACAATGACAAGGGAGGATATGACTACAATTCGGATAGTTATATCGAGCAGAGCTTCATGGTCCCGGCGGGAGCCACAACCTTGTCGTTCGATTACAATTTCATTTCTGAGGAGCCGAAGGAATTTGTTGGAACCAAATATAACGATACATTCAGAGCAACAGTAACTTCCAGTGTATACATCAATCCGGCTTCCCTCGTGACCTCACACTTGAATGGCGGACCTACGGTGACGTCCAGTGTCTACGGACAGGAATCTGTGATTGTCGGTAAGGAATCGATTAATGAATCCACAGCCTATTGGATTGACGCGAATAAAGTAGACGTTAATTTCTACGGCGGGGATGATACGGCCTACATGACGAATTGGAAGCATGTCCAGTTTGATGTGAGCCAATTTGCCGGCAAGGGCTCGATTGTCCTCCGGTTCCATGTATGGGATCAAGGTGACAGTGTCTTTGACACGGCAGTATTGATCGATAATGTACTGTTGAAGTAA
- a CDS encoding helix-turn-helix transcriptional regulator, with amino-acid sequence MIDNNKAGQNILNLRKGLSLTQTELSSLVGVSHQAVSKWEQGDCLPDIGVLLKLGQVFGKSVEELLLGERVSGDSASEKIVSPPMELSDEVWTQALNHIQGRISPPSFNTWFKGTKGKQVGETYCVYSPSRFASEWLYQRYSGLIVPVLEDITGISGLKVEFCSKGAWDINHKD; translated from the coding sequence TTGATAGATAATAACAAAGCCGGGCAGAATATATTGAACTTAAGGAAGGGATTATCCCTGACCCAGACAGAGCTGTCCAGCTTAGTTGGCGTAAGCCATCAGGCGGTTTCCAAGTGGGAGCAGGGTGATTGCCTGCCTGATATCGGGGTGTTGCTGAAGCTTGGACAGGTCTTCGGGAAGTCGGTGGAAGAGCTTTTGTTAGGGGAGAGAGTTAGCGGCGATTCAGCTTCTGAGAAAATTGTAAGCCCTCCCATGGAGCTGTCTGATGAGGTCTGGACGCAAGCTTTGAATCATATCCAAGGCCGCATCTCGCCGCCCAGCTTCAACACCTGGTTCAAGGGCACGAAGGGGAAGCAGGTGGGGGAGACTTACTGCGTCTACAGTCCGAGCCGTTTTGCTTCAGAGTGGTTATATCAACGCTATTCGGGCTTGATTGTACCGGTTCTTGAAGACATAACAGGCATATCCGGCCTTAAGGTCGAGTTCTGCTCTAAGGGAGCGTGGGACATCAACCATAAGGATTAG
- a CDS encoding flavin reductase family protein codes for MLLNTLNEDDSVNISPISSSWALGDCIVLGIGLGGKAIENLERLSECVINIPGPSLWENVEQLAPYTGKNPVPDYKQQHGYSYQKDKYAASGLTPVTSITVKPSRIMECPLQIEASVQHIRIPDHSPGFAIVEAQAVHVHAHQDIIMDDKHIDPLKWSPLIYNFRHYFGLGHQLGKNYRAET; via the coding sequence ATCTTACTGAACACCTTGAATGAAGATGATAGCGTAAACATCAGTCCTATTTCATCCTCCTGGGCTTTAGGAGACTGTATTGTACTAGGGATTGGTCTTGGGGGAAAAGCTATCGAGAACCTGGAACGGCTTTCCGAATGCGTTATTAACATCCCCGGCCCTTCACTATGGGAGAATGTGGAGCAGCTTGCTCCCTATACGGGTAAAAATCCTGTCCCTGATTACAAGCAACAACATGGCTACTCCTATCAAAAGGATAAATATGCTGCCAGCGGACTCACACCTGTTACGTCCATAACTGTTAAGCCTTCACGAATTATGGAATGCCCGTTACAAATTGAAGCAAGCGTCCAACATATCCGGATACCGGATCATTCGCCTGGCTTTGCAATCGTTGAGGCACAGGCTGTTCATGTACATGCGCACCAGGATATTATTATGGATGACAAACATATCGATCCGCTGAAATGGAGTCCGCTCATCTATAATTTCCGTCATTATTTTGGTCTGGGTCATCAGCTTGGCAAAAACTACCGGGCAGAAACCTAA